From a region of the Calonectris borealis chromosome 2, bCalBor7.hap1.2, whole genome shotgun sequence genome:
- the RNF152 gene encoding E3 ubiquitin-protein ligase RNF152 → METLSQDSLLECQICFNYYSPRRRPKLLDCKHTCCSVCLQQMRTSQKDLRCPWCRGITKLPPGYSVSQLPDDPEVIAVIAIPHTSEHTPVFIKLPSNGCYMLPLPLSKERALLPGDIGCRLLPGSQQKSLAVVTIPAEQQPLQGGLPAEGGAEEPDRRGVVKSSTWSGVCTVILVACVLVFLLGIVLHNMSCISKRFTVISCG, encoded by the coding sequence ATGGAGACCCTGTCCCAGGACTCTCTGCTGGAGTGCCAGATTTGCTTCAACTACTAcagcccccgccggcggcccAAGCTCCTGGACTGCAAGCACACTTGCTGCTCGGTGTGCCTGCAGCAGATGAGGACCAGCCAGAAGGACCTGCGTTGCCCCTGGTGCCGCGGGATCACCAAGCTGCCGCCGGGGTACTCTGTGTCGCAGCTGCCCGATGACCCCGAGGTGATTGCCGTCATTGCGATCCCCCACACCTCGGAGCACACCCCCGTCTTCATCAAACTCCCCAGCAACGGGTGCTACATGCTGCCCTTGCCCCTCTCCAAGGAGAGGGCGCTACTACCAGGAGACATTGGCTGCCGCCTTCTGCCTGGCAGCCAGCAGAAGTCCCTGGCGGTGGTAACGATCCCGGCGGAGCAGCAGCCACTGCAGGGCGGCCTCCCTGCCGaggggggagcagaggagccgGACCGGAGAGGCGTTGTGAAAAGCTCCACCTGGTCGGGGGTTTGCACTGTGATCCTGGTGGCCTGCGTCCTGGTCTTTCTCCTGGGCATCGTCCTCCACAACATGTCATGCATTTCCAAGCGCTTCACGGTGATCTCC